The following proteins are encoded in a genomic region of Drosophila willistoni isolate 14030-0811.24 chromosome 3R, UCI_dwil_1.1, whole genome shotgun sequence:
- the LOC6651720 gene encoding uncharacterized protein LOC6651720 — translation MTENNNNDQFNADELEAPEWLNSQFITEVLSKYQNETQLEVLDLRISPASAKGDHYASVMFRASVEYKTGKGKFSKSLIVKTMPEQEGAKKDLLGDSHIFKTEIGMYTEVLPKFEKILQEVGDKTKLYVPCIYHSLEPRQVLIFDDLVPLGYTIIRDREPTIEELHSTFSKLAKWHAVSMKIQNEEPEYLKEYKHGLVEMPNFLEHPMLTTGFDNFVQFLKKHPNLAKYTSPFEKIKAVYLEKLADYTSEYRRNRRDDGYYVLCHGDYHLKNMMFKHNKETEELEDCMLVDFQICNLCPIGVDLIYSTYMMLSPEDRLNNWESILNYYFSVLLETLKKIDYKGEFPTLNGFWKQVHLGRYYNLFLLVTLLPMMYAIKSKSLDLIEVIESNEARLKCYQIQEYVDELSKLLPRYESLGYFDNL, via the exons ATGacagaaaataataacaacgaTCAATTCAACGCTGATGAATTGGAGGCCCCCGAATGGCTTAACTCACAATTCATCACAGAGGTTCTAAGCAAATACCAGAATGAGACGCAACTGGAAGTACTCGATCTTCGAATTTCACCTGCCAGTGCCAAGGGAGATCATTATGCAAGTGTGATGTTCCGTGCTTCAGTAGAATACAAGACGGGAAAGGGTAAATTCTCCAAATCTCTAATTGTGAAGACAATGCCCGAGCAGGAAGGTGCCAAAAAGGATTTGTTGGGTGATTCACACATATTCAAAACTGAAATCGGCATGTATACTGAAGTGTTGCCCAAATTTGAGAAAATACTTCAAGAAGTGGGTGATAAGACGAAACTTTATGTGCCCTGTATCTATCATAGTTTGGAGCCGCGGCAGGTTTTAATATTTGATGACTTGGTTCCACTGGGTTACACTATTATAAGAGATCGTGAACCAACAATTGAGGAGCTACATTCTACCTTCTCAAAACTGGCCAAATGGCATGCCGTTAGCATGAAAATCCAGAACGAGGAGCCAGAGTATTTAAAAGAATACAAACATGGCTTAGTCGAAATGCCCAACTTTTTGGAACATCCAATGCTTACCACGGGATTTGATAACTTTGTGCAATTCCTCAAGAAGCATCCCAATTTGGCCAAATACACATCGCCTTTTGAGAAGATAAAAGCGGTTTATCTGGAAAAACTTGCCGATTATACGTCCGAGTATAGAAGGAATCGTCGTGATGATGGCTATTATGTGCTTTGTCATGGAGATTACCATCTCAAGAATATGATGTTCAAGCACAACAAAGAAACAGAAGAGCTTGAGGATTGCATGCTTGTGGATTTTCAAATTTGTAATCTATGTCCCATTGGTGTGGATCTCATATACTCCACCTACATGATGCTAAGTCCTGAAGATCGATTAAACAATTGGGAAAGCATATTAAACTATTACTTCTCAGTTTTGTTAGAAACCCTCAAGAAAATAGATTATAAAGGTGAATTTCCTACATTAAATGGATTTTGGAAGCAAGTTCATCTGGGTAGATATTACA ATTTGTTCTTGCTTGTTACACTATTGCCCATGATGTATGCCATTAAATCAAAGAGCCTTGACTTAATTGAGGTTATTGAAAGTAACGAGGCTCGTTTGAAATGTTACCAAATTCAAGAATATGTTGACGAATTAAGCAAATTATTACCCCGCTATGAGAGTCTAGGCTACTTTGACAACCTGTAA